The region TCTATGCTTTTTTTATTACAAGATTATGAAACGATATTATCGTTTATTTTTTTACGAATTTAATTGTGTTTCCTTTTTCAAGTTTTAGAATGTAAATACCTTTCATTAAATTACTTATTCGAATTTTTTGATTATCAGAGATAACTCCAGATTTAACAACAGATCCTAAAACATTGAATATTTCATACTTTTCTGTAGCTTTTAATCCTGAAATTTGAATAAAATCTGAAGATGGATTTGGGAATAGTTTAAGGCTAACATTTTCTGCATATACATCATTAATACCTAATGTAGATCCACCAGCAAAAGTAAAATAATGACTTCTAGAACTAGATCCACTAGTTCTTTTAAAAGTTAAGGTAGTAACTGGGTTATCAAACTGAATAATTCCATCAGCTACACCTACAGTTAAGGTCTTCGAGTCTGTTGCTGTCAAGTCATAATTTGATAAAATAGTAAAATTCTCATTAAACTCGAAAGTTGCAAATAGCCAATCTGCTATGTAAAACTTCAAATTAGGAATCGCTTCATTAAATGTAATTGTACATTCAAAATCTGCTCCAGGCTTAATTTTTATAACTGGTTGCCCCCAACTACCTTCATAAGAAGAATAAGAATCTCCTTGCAAGTTAGTTGTTGCTATTTCAGGAGAATGAACCGCATCCATTGAAATAGTAAAAGGTACAGTTCCTAGCACACCTGAATTAGCAGAAGTAAACGTTGCGAAAGTCTGTGCATACGATAATCCAGATGTTACCAAAGCAATAATTACTAATAATAGGTTTTTGTAGTTTTTTTCCATTTTAAATAATTTAATTGTTAAAAGTCTTTTTTTTAAATGTTTGCTAATTATACAATAATATACACGCTATGTTATTTGAACAGTAAGTAATGTTGTTTAGGTTTGTAATGCCTATACACTATTAACCTACATGGTATACAATATAATTAATTCGAATTCTTAATAAAATTTGACCACTATTTTAATCTAAGACGATATAACACTATAATAGGGTTAAAAAAAAGTTAACTTTTTTTAATCAAAGTGTATTTTTTTAACATAAAAGATTTAACTAATTAAATTTTATTGTTGGCTCAACTAATATTTATTGAAAACACCTTAAAGTAATAAGGCCTTTCTTAAATTGATAGTGTCTTCGAAATTTTCACCAAATAGAGCAAAAACAATTTACAATTAAGTTTACATGTAAAAATCTTCATTTATTTTTTTGGAGCACATAGGTTGATTTAATATCGAACTTAAAATATTTCTTTTATAGTGTTTACAAAATAATTACAAAGAGTAAACAGACCTATATTAAAATTTTAATTGTCATACATTCACTTAAACAGCGATAAAATTCTACTGATTATTAGCACTCGCTTTTATAAAATCATAGGCAAAACTTACAAATCACCTACTTTGTAAAACACAAAAAACCTGAACAATAAACATATTGTTCAGGTTTAATTTATTTTTATAATCCTTTAATAAGGTAACGTTTATTTAGGACTAAAAAATAACAGTTTTATTAATATCCGAAATTTTGTGTAATACCCTCCGTAACATCTATGGTTGATTGCGGAATAGCAAATACTCTTAAATACGGCTCTGTTATAGCTTTGGCTGTATAAGCTCTATCGTAAGTATTAAAACGAATCATTTGTTTTCTACGATACATTTCCCAATACATTTCAAAACCAATTTCATTATATAAAATTTCTTCGTCTATAGAAGCTATTGCTGTTCCTGGAGCATTGTCAAATAAAGCCTCTCGAGTTCTGCTTGTTCTAAGCGTGTTAATATCTGCTAAAGCAAGAGCAGTTGATCCTTTGCGATAGTAAGCTTCTGCTCGCATTGCATACATTCCTCCTAAACGAAATAACGGAACATCAACGGCGCTATTACCATTTCCATTTTCTGGATCAAATTCCCATTTAAAATTACGCACACCTCGATTAATTTGATCTTGAGATAGCACTGCTTCTAAAGGATTATTAAAATCCATTTCAGGTGTAAAATCCATAGGTATAGTCGTATTCTTTTCCATATAAAGTTTACTAATTGCTATTCTCCCATCAGCTGTCATGTCAAACCCACCATCACCACTAAGTGTTGGTCCATATTGTTGACCTACTTGAAGTCCTCTATTAAAATGAACTAAATATTTACCGGTATCGGGTCTTGTGTCTTCTGCTGGCAAACTTACTGTAGTACCATCATTCATAAACCATGTCCCATCAGAATACTGATAGTATCTGTGAAATCTAGGATCGTCATGATTCCCTTCCCATGTATAATAAAATTCGGGTTCTACACAAGAGCCATTTGTCCCTCTGTTGTCTGGAGTTTGTTTTTGAGCTCTAGCAGTAGACATGTAAGCAAAATCATTATCGCTACGTCTAATATTATCGTTTTCTTGTATAACTGCAAAAATTATTTCAGATCCGTGTGTATTATTAATCGCGAAATTATCAAAATAGTTACTTTCTAAACTAAAGTTTCCATTAATTAATAAAGACGTATAATAAATCACTTTATCCATATCAGAGCCATCATTATCTACAGCAGTTTCTATAAAGTCAAAATTAGAGGACTCATTATAACGGTCTTTAAAAACGGCTCTATTTAAATACATATCTGCAAGTAATGCATATGCAGCCTGCTTGGTAAAGCGTCCATTATTGGTTTGTTGTTCACCTAAATTTACGAGATCAGGAATAATAGTTTCAACTTCTATAATTAAATCATCTATAGCAGATTCAGCTTGAAGAAAAACTAAAGATTTTTCTTCTGAGAACACATCTCTATAAGGGGCTTGATTAAACAAATCTAAAGTAGTATACACATATAATACTAATAAGCCTCTAGCTTCAGCCATAAATAAATCGTAATTTTCGTAATCAGGATTTTCCTGTAGAGATTCAATAGCTGTTAACGTTTTGGTTATACCACTTGTAAGATTATCCCAAGCTGTAGAAACTGCTGCATTATTAGTACCCCAAGTAAATTCCGTCAAGGCTCTCCACTTACCTCCATCTCCCCAGTC is a window of Formosa sediminum DNA encoding:
- a CDS encoding T9SS type A sorting domain-containing protein, giving the protein MEKNYKNLLLVIIALVTSGLSYAQTFATFTSANSGVLGTVPFTISMDAVHSPEIATTNLQGDSYSSYEGSWGQPVIKIKPGADFECTITFNEAIPNLKFYIADWLFATFEFNENFTILSNYDLTATDSKTLTVGVADGIIQFDNPVTTLTFKRTSGSSSRSHYFTFAGGSTLGINDVYAENVSLKLFPNPSSDFIQISGLKATEKYEIFNVLGSVVKSGVISDNQKIRISNLMKGIYILKLEKGNTIKFVKK
- a CDS encoding RagB/SusD family nutrient uptake outer membrane protein, whose amino-acid sequence is MKMSNIISKTTLIFFLSAFVFSCTDLEEDVIDEVIGGETSNPESAMAAAYGQLAEGTFTDHGSVFGLQEYPTDECMLPTRGSDWGDGGKWRALTEFTWGTNNAAVSTAWDNLTSGITKTLTAIESLQENPDYENYDLFMAEARGLLVLYVYTTLDLFNQAPYRDVFSEEKSLVFLQAESAIDDLIIEVETIIPDLVNLGEQQTNNGRFTKQAAYALLADMYLNRAVFKDRYNESSNFDFIETAVDNDGSDMDKVIYYTSLLINGNFSLESNYFDNFAINNTHGSEIIFAVIQENDNIRRSDNDFAYMSTARAQKQTPDNRGTNGSCVEPEFYYTWEGNHDDPRFHRYYQYSDGTWFMNDGTTVSLPAEDTRPDTGKYLVHFNRGLQVGQQYGPTLSGDGGFDMTADGRIAISKLYMEKNTTIPMDFTPEMDFNNPLEAVLSQDQINRGVRNFKWEFDPENGNGNSAVDVPLFRLGGMYAMRAEAYYRKGSTALALADINTLRTSRTREALFDNAPGTAIASIDEEILYNEIGFEMYWEMYRRKQMIRFNTYDRAYTAKAITEPYLRVFAIPQSTIDVTEGITQNFGY